In Arvicola amphibius chromosome 13, mArvAmp1.2, whole genome shotgun sequence, a genomic segment contains:
- the LOC119800092 gene encoding 60S ribosomal protein L23a-like — protein sequence MAPKAKKEAPAPPKAEAKAKALKAKKSVLKGVHSHKKKKIRTSPTFRRPKTLRLRRQPKYPRKSAPRRNKLDHYAIIKFPLTTESAMKKIEDNNTPVFIVDIKANKHQIKQAVKKLYDIDVAKVNTLIRPDGEKKAYVRLAPDYDALDVANKIGII from the coding sequence ATGGCGccgaaagcaaagaaggaagctcctgcccctcccaaagcggaagctaaagcgaaggccttgaaagccaagaagtctgtgctgaaaggcgtccacagccacaaaaagaagaagattcgCACATCGCCCACCTTTCGGCGGCCCAAGACCCTGCGGCTACgaaggcagcctaaatacccccGGAAGAGCgcgcccaggaggaacaagcttgaccactatgccatcatcaaattccccctgaccaccgagtcagccatgaagaagatagaagacaacaacacacctgtgttcattgtggacatcaaggccaacaagcaccagatcaaacaggctgtgaagaaactctacgacatcgatgtggccaaagtcaacaccctcataaggcccgacggagagaagaaggcatatgtccggttggctcctgattatgatgctctggatgttgccaacaaaattggaatcatctaa